The following are encoded in a window of uncultured Fretibacterium sp. genomic DNA:
- a CDS encoding RnfABCDGE type electron transport complex subunit G, with protein sequence MTDAAEMMPTPEKSPFGNLLGKSLYLGGTLFLVTAVTGLILGLVQWATADAIRAAQEKEKALALMAVMPDAESFKPMDPVPEAGSVLEVEEALKGSETVGHCITVTSKGYGGPIEIVVGVTKDGAVRAIRILNQSETPGLGAKAPEPFFSGQFENREQLPLDVVKRTPSAPNEIQAISGATITSSAVTAGVNAAADYWKRNIEGGLK encoded by the coding sequence ATGACGGACGCTGCCGAGATGATGCCGACGCCGGAAAAATCCCCGTTCGGGAACCTGCTTGGAAAGTCGTTGTACCTGGGGGGCACCCTGTTCCTCGTCACCGCCGTGACGGGGCTTATCCTGGGGCTCGTTCAATGGGCGACGGCCGACGCGATCCGCGCGGCTCAGGAGAAGGAGAAGGCTCTGGCCCTCATGGCCGTGATGCCCGACGCCGAGAGCTTCAAGCCCATGGACCCGGTCCCCGAAGCCGGCTCCGTTCTGGAGGTTGAGGAGGCGCTGAAGGGGTCCGAGACGGTGGGGCATTGCATTACCGTGACCTCCAAGGGATACGGGGGGCCCATCGAGATCGTCGTAGGGGTGACGAAGGACGGGGCCGTCCGGGCCATCCGGATCCTCAATCAGTCGGAGACACCGGGGCTGGGGGCCAAGGCGCCGGAACCGTTCTTCTCCGGCCAGTTCGAGAACAGGGAGCAGCTGCCCCTGGATGTGGTCAAGCGGACGCCCTCCGCGCCCAACGAAATCCAGGCGATCTCCGGCGCCACCATCACATCCTCCGCGGTGACCGCCGGGGTCAACGCCGCGGCGGACTACTGGAAGCGGAATATCGAGGGGGGCCTGAAATGA